In one window of Tumebacillus algifaecis DNA:
- the pnp gene encoding polyribonucleotide nucleotidyltransferase — translation MHRTFTTTLGGRTLTIETGKLAKQASGSVMVSYGETVILCTVTASKEPKDLDFFPLTVNYEERLYAAGKIPGGFIKREGRPSEKAILASRLIDRPVRPLFPEGFRNDIQIVDIVMSVDQDCAPEIAAMIGTSAALMLSDVPFEGPIAGVIVGRVDGQLVINPTVAQTEQSDLHLVVAGTKDAINMVEAGAKFVSEQDMIEAIMFGHDAIKELIAFQEQMIEEIQPVKMEVVLHEVDAEINAKVRALATDKLKEAIRTFDKHEREANISAVKEDVRSAMLETLGEAEYQDKQKDIGEVLYDIVKEQVRYSIVHEGIRPDGRAVDEVRPVSTEVSLLPRVHGSGLFTRGQTQALSVCTLGALGDAQTIDGLGLEEEKRFMHHYNFPPFSVGEARPLRAPSRRDIGHGALGERAIEPIIPNEEEFPYTIRLVSEVLESNGSSSQASICGSILALMDAGVPIKAPVAGVAMGLIADGDKMVVLTDIQGMEDHLGDMDFKVAGTSDGITALQMDIKIKGINRQVLEQALEQANRGRAHIMAKMMEAIAEPRAELSPYAPRIITMRINPDKIRDVIGPGGRVINKIIDETGVKIDIEQDGRVFIAATDAQAGYRAKEIIENIVAEVEAGATYNGTVTRVEKYGAFVELLPGKEGLVHISQLGDERVAKTEDVCNVGDKLMVKVTEIDSQGRVNLSHREALRELRGEPPTPLEEIQRQVKAARERTGGPSRGGDRGGDRNRDRDRGERPARPRT, via the coding sequence ATGCATAGAACGTTTACTACTACACTCGGCGGCCGTACGCTGACAATCGAAACGGGCAAACTCGCGAAACAGGCGAGCGGCTCGGTGATGGTAAGCTACGGTGAAACGGTAATTCTCTGTACCGTTACCGCATCGAAAGAACCTAAAGATCTTGACTTTTTCCCGCTCACCGTTAACTACGAGGAGCGTTTGTATGCGGCTGGTAAGATCCCAGGCGGCTTTATTAAACGTGAAGGTCGCCCGTCCGAAAAAGCGATCTTGGCGAGCCGTTTGATCGACCGTCCGGTTCGTCCGCTGTTCCCGGAAGGCTTCCGTAACGATATTCAAATCGTAGACATCGTCATGTCGGTCGATCAGGACTGCGCACCGGAAATTGCAGCGATGATCGGTACTTCTGCTGCCCTGATGTTGTCCGACGTGCCGTTTGAAGGCCCGATTGCTGGCGTCATCGTAGGTCGTGTCGATGGTCAATTGGTGATCAACCCAACCGTCGCACAAACTGAACAATCGGACTTGCATCTCGTGGTCGCAGGAACAAAAGATGCGATCAACATGGTAGAGGCGGGCGCGAAATTCGTTTCGGAACAGGATATGATTGAAGCGATCATGTTCGGCCACGATGCGATCAAAGAACTGATCGCTTTCCAGGAGCAAATGATCGAAGAGATCCAACCTGTGAAAATGGAAGTTGTACTGCATGAAGTTGATGCAGAGATCAATGCAAAAGTTCGTGCGCTGGCGACCGATAAATTGAAGGAAGCAATCCGCACATTCGATAAGCATGAGCGCGAAGCGAACATTTCGGCTGTGAAGGAAGATGTGCGCTCAGCCATGCTCGAAACGTTGGGTGAAGCTGAATATCAAGATAAGCAAAAAGATATCGGCGAAGTACTCTATGACATCGTCAAAGAACAGGTTCGCTACTCGATCGTTCACGAAGGCATTCGTCCGGATGGACGTGCAGTTGATGAGGTGCGCCCGGTTTCGACCGAAGTTTCCCTGCTGCCGCGCGTGCATGGCTCGGGTCTCTTTACACGCGGTCAAACGCAAGCGTTGTCCGTCTGTACGCTTGGCGCACTCGGCGATGCTCAGACGATCGACGGCCTTGGCCTCGAAGAAGAGAAGCGCTTTATGCACCATTACAACTTCCCGCCGTTCTCCGTTGGCGAAGCGCGTCCATTGCGCGCGCCATCCCGCCGCGACATCGGTCATGGAGCGCTTGGCGAACGTGCGATTGAACCGATCATTCCGAATGAAGAGGAGTTTCCGTATACGATCCGCCTCGTCTCCGAGGTTCTGGAATCGAATGGCTCCTCTTCGCAAGCATCGATCTGCGGCTCCATTCTCGCTCTGATGGACGCAGGCGTGCCGATCAAAGCGCCAGTTGCTGGTGTGGCGATGGGCCTGATCGCGGACGGGGATAAGATGGTCGTCCTCACCGACATCCAAGGGATGGAAGACCATCTCGGCGACATGGACTTCAAAGTCGCGGGTACAAGTGACGGGATCACCGCATTGCAAATGGACATCAAGATCAAAGGGATCAATCGTCAAGTGCTCGAACAAGCGTTGGAGCAGGCGAACCGCGGCCGCGCGCACATCATGGCAAAAATGATGGAAGCGATCGCAGAACCGCGTGCGGAACTTTCGCCGTATGCACCGCGCATCATTACAATGCGCATCAATCCAGACAAAATCCGCGATGTGATTGGACCGGGCGGTCGCGTGATCAACAAGATCATCGACGAGACGGGTGTCAAGATCGACATCGAGCAAGACGGCCGTGTCTTTATCGCGGCAACCGATGCACAAGCCGGCTATCGCGCGAAAGAGATCATTGAGAACATCGTCGCAGAAGTGGAAGCGGGCGCAACGTATAACGGTACGGTCACTCGCGTTGAGAAATATGGCGCGTTCGTTGAACTGTTGCCAGGCAAAGAAGGTCTTGTCCACATTTCGCAGTTGGGCGATGAGCGCGTAGCGAAGACGGAAGACGTGTGCAATGTTGGTGACAAGCTGATGGTCAAAGTCACTGAGATCGACTCGCAAGGCCGCGTCAATCTGTCCCACCGCGAAGCGCTGCGTGAACTGCGCGGCGAGCCGCCAACACCGCTGGAAGAAATTCAGCGTCAAGTCAAAGCTGCCCGTGAACGCACTGGCGGTCCAAGCCGCGGTGGTGACCGTGGCGGTGATCGCAACCGTGATCGCGATCGTGGTGAACGTCCGGCACGTCCGAGAACGTAG
- the rpsO gene encoding 30S ribosomal protein S15, whose protein sequence is MALSQDAKNQLIESFKVHETDTGSPEVQIAILTNKINYLNNHLRTHKKDHHSRRGLLKMVGHRRNLLNYLRNKDINRYREVIGKLGLRK, encoded by the coding sequence ATGGCATTGTCTCAAGACGCAAAAAACCAACTGATCGAATCTTTTAAAGTACACGAGACCGATACTGGGTCCCCGGAAGTACAAATCGCAATCCTCACCAACAAAATCAACTACCTGAACAACCACCTGCGCACGCACAAGAAGGATCACCATTCCCGTCGCGGCCTGCTGAAAATGGTTGGTCATCGCCGTAACCTGTTGAACTACCTGCGTAACAAGGACATCAACCGTTATCGCGAAGTTATTGGTAAACTCGGTCTGCGTAAGTAA